A region of Cyprinus carpio isolate SPL01 unplaced genomic scaffold, ASM1834038v1 S000006532, whole genome shotgun sequence DNA encodes the following proteins:
- the LOC109072390 gene encoding extracellular calcium-sensing receptor-like: protein MDKNSMSKLLMLLLVYAICVPASAQMCRLIGQSALSLLSAERDINIGAIFSLHKSALLKIHNFTSKPEQTTCGSLNLREFKFVQTLIFAIEEINNSTQLLPGVSLGYKIYDSCGSIAQAIFSGMALMNGYEETLSDTSCSRPLAVHAIVGESNSSPTIGLASLVGPFSIPVISHFATCACLSNKKRYRSFFRTIPSDYYQSRALAQLVKHFGWTWVGTVRSRSDYGNNGIAAFEEAAKQEGICIEYSEAVFKTDPEEQFLKTIEVIKKGTARVVLAFMAFGDFVLLLNVIAQHNITGIQWIGSESWITSQNLAETKEYNFLSGAVGFAIANAKLVGLREFLLNVHPDQEPNNELLKEFWETVFQCSFRNSGSGGCTGSERLAELQNEYTDVSELRIVNKVYTAVYAVAHTLHNVFRSSTNTSKGEWPTPQKMLEYMKDVSFTVKTGEKIFFDASGDPVARYDLVNWQPDEDGSIQFKHVGFYDSSLSSEQCLQVNQEHMLWTGNSGQLPVSVCSESCPPGTRKAVQKGRPVCCYDCIPCAEGEISNGTDSSACFPCDLEYWPNESRDTCVLKVVEFLTYTEIMGMVLCIFTFIGVLITAIVSLLFYLHKETPIVRANNSELSFLLLFSLSLCFVCSFTFIGQPTEWSCMLRHTAFGITFVLCISCVLGKTIVVLMAFRATLPGSNVMKWFGPLQQRLSVVSLTLIQVIICVLWLTIYPPFPYMNLSYYREKIILECNLGSALGFWTVLGYTGLLSILCFVLAFFARKLPDNFNEAKFITFSMLIFCTVWLTFIPAYVSSPGKFTVAVQIFAILASSFGLLFCIFAPKCYIILLKPEKNTKKQIMGK from the exons ATGGATAAGAACTCTATGTCAAAGTTGCTAATGTTGCTGTTGGTGTATGCCATCTGTGTACCAGCCTCAGCACAAATGTGCAGACTGATTGGTCAGTCTGCCCTTTCTCTACTTTCTGCAGAAAGAGATATCAACATTGGGGCAATTTTCTCACTCCACAAAAGTGCTCTTTTGAAGATCCACAATTTCACTTCCAAACCAGAGCAAACAACATGTGGAAG CTTGAACTTGCGTGAATTTAAATTTGTTCAGACTCTAATTTTTGCTATTGAGGAGATCAATAACAGCACACAGTTGTTGCCTGGTGTTTCTTTGGGCTATAAAATATATGATTCCTGTGGCTCAATAGCTCAGGCTATCTTCTCAGGCATGGCTTTGATGAACGGTTATGAAGAGACACTGAGTGATACGTCCTGTTCTAGACCACTAGCTGTACATGCTATTGTTGGGGAGTCAAACTCTTCTCCCACCATTGGCTTGGCATCTTTAGTTGGTCCATTCAGCATACCTGTT ATCAGTCATTTTGCCACATGTGCATGCCTGAGTAACAAAAAAAGGTATCGATCCTTCTTCAGAACAATACCAAGTGATTATTACCAAAGCAGAGCTCTGGCTCAGCTTGTCAAGCACTTTGGCTGGACCTGGGTTGGGACAGTCAGGAGTCGCAGTGACTATGGTAATAATGGTATTGCAGCATTTGAGGAGGCTGCAAAACAAGAAGGGATTTGTATTGAATACTCAGAGGCTGTATTTAAAACTGACCCAGAAGAGCAATTTCTGAAGACAATAGAAGTGATAAAGAAGGGCACTGCCAGGGTGGTGCTGGCTTTTATGGCATTTGGAGATTTTGTCCTCCTCCTGAACGTAATTGCTCAACACAACATTACAGGGATACAGTGGATTGGCAGTGAATCCTGGATTACTTCTCAAAATCTGGCAGAAACGAAGGAATACAATTTCCTTTCTGGAGCTGTGGGTTTTGCTATAGCAAATGCTAAACTTGTGGGCCTGCGAGAGTTCTTACTGAATGTGCACCCTGATCAAGAACCAAACAATGAACTTTTAAAAGAATTCTGGGAAACAGTTTTTCAGTGCTCTTTCAGGAACAGTGGCAGTGGTGGTTGTACTGGCTCAGAGAGACTTGCTGAGCTGCAAAATGAATATACTGATGTATCCGAGCTACGAATAGTAAATAAGGTGTACACTGCAGTGTATGCTGTTGCACATACACTACATAATGTCTTCAGATCCTCCACCAACACCAGCAAAGGAGAATGGCCCACACCACAAAAG ATGTTGGAATATATGAAAGATGTGAGCTTCACTGTTAAAACAGGGGAGAAAATCTTTTTTGATGCAAGTGGTGACCCAGTAGCGAGATATGATCTGGTGAACTGGCAGCCTGATGAGGATGGAAGTATTCAATTTAAGCATGTGGGCTTCTATGATAGCTCACTGTCTTCAGAGCAATGTCTTCAAGTCAATCAGGAACACATGCTATGGACAGGAAACAGTGGACAG CTGCCTGTGTCCGTGTGCAGTGAAAGCTGCCCTCCTGGCACTAGGAAGGCTGTGCAAAAAGGTCGGCCTGTCTGCTGTTATGACTGTATTCCATGTGCAGAGGGAGAAATAAGTAATGGCACAG ATTCTAGTGCATGCTTTCCTTGTGATTTGGAGTACTGGCCAAATGAAAGCAGAGACACATGTGTATTAAAAGTGGTTGAATTCCTTACCTATACAGAAATCATGGGGATGGTCCTTTGTATTTTTACCTTCATTGGGGTGCTAATAACAGCAATTGTATCtcttttgttttatcttcataaaGAAACACCTATTGTTAGAGCCAACAACTCAGAGCTGAGTTTCTTGTTGCTCTTCTCACTCTCACTCTGTTTTGTCTGTTCATTTACCTTCATTGGTCAGCCCACTGAGTGGTCCTGTATGTTGCGTCACACAGCATTTGGGATCACTTTTGTCCTCTGTATTTCATGTGTTCTGGGGAAAACTATAGTGGTTTTAATGGCTTTCAGAGCTACACTTCCAGGAAGTAATGTCATGAAATGGTTTGGGCCTCTTCAACAGAGACTCAGTGTTGTTTCCTTAACATTAATACAGGTGATTATCTGTGTGCTTTGGTTAACAATATATCCTCCTTTCCCATATATGAATTTGAGCTATTACAGAGAAAAGATAATTTTAGAATGTAACTTAGGTTCAGCTCTTGGATTCTGGACTGTTCTGGGTTATACTGGCCTGCTATcaatcttgtgttttgttttagccTTTTTTGCTCGTAAACTGCCTGATAACTTCAATGAAGCCAAATTTATCACATTCAGTATGCTCATATTCTGTACTGTTTGGCTCACATTTATTCCAGCTTATGTCAGTTCTCCTGGAAAATTTACTGTAGCTGTGCAGATATTTGCTATTTTAGCGTCAAGTTTTGGTTTGCTATTTTGCATATTTGCCCcaaaatgttacataattttGCTAAAAccagagaaaaacacaaagaaacaaattatGGGGAAATGA